In Bacteroidota bacterium, the following proteins share a genomic window:
- the porU gene encoding type IX secretion system sortase PorU, with protein sequence MKNPFFIFFLVLFQISFSQNRNSSLYESEGQKNILWQKISVEEFPGKEKHSLLNFFGAQRDFSNHLFPVYVERYSLPLNSFSADVKIFNAQFQLLNEEEKKAVERYNASIKNIISDEIVPAATFSMIKKKPYAYVQFIPIRKNKTTGNYEKLISFSLQVIPKETPNKINPAPKTYAANSVLANGKWYKIAVMADGIYKMDVAFLKNLGVEMDSLSTSAIRLYGNGGGQLSFANNKFRYDDLQENAIDIFDQNNNGKFDSADYILFYGQSQHRWAYSALDKWFHHNLNIYSDTTYYFIAADLPGSGKRISLQNSSALSHTNTIISFDDYQFHHLELNNPIKSGRKWLGEIFDITTSYTFNFNFPNIVTTACPYVKVETSARRDSQAGNTDFSWSAGGASSSFSIAGVNTGNIYGTYYNYTSDTLSCFSSSSTIPVTITKVTPSPAIGWLDYIEVNARRNLSLNGSEMIFRDAGSVKAGNVSKFILSNATSSVKVWDVTHPFDVKLQDINFSGGSVDFTLPTDSLREFIAFSGQTFLVPKTEGKIPNQDLHGMTQSDLIVVAHPLFLSQANAIADLHRKQDGLSVSVATTQEIYNEFSSGAQDVSSIRDFVRMFYERAADSTQLPKYLLIVGRGSYNQKGTSNNTNYVPAYESGNSWDVTKSYPSDDFYGQLDSNEGNWDVTPDVLDIGVGRIPVKSNSEADIAVTKITKYTSIPGVIIPENSCSNDVCSGFGDWINTICLVADDGDNTFEINSEALATQVAGSYKNYNFDKIYSDAYQEVITPGGGRYPDVNNAINHRIDRGGLIMNYVGHGGTLGWSNKRILELHDIESWTNKCKLPFFFTATCDFSVWDDPSKTSAGELTFLNPIGGSIGLMTTTRVSYANGNQALNTAFFNHAFAPMPNGQMPRLGDIFMLTKKDMNASDVNQRNFSLLSDPALSLNYPQYTVATTTINGAAVNVTQPDTARALSKLTIQGEVRDKNGNLLSGFSGIIFPTVYDKAAKITTLANDYPADTQFPFLLQKNVLFKGKASVTNGKFSFSFIVPKDIAYNFDKGRISYFTHNGYQDGSGYFTDFVIGGTDTTAAQDKIGPEIKLYLNNEKFVSGGITNTDPKIYVVVSDSSGINTAGTGIGHDLTAVLDADNAHPIVLNDYYESDMNSYKKGTIRYPLSQLSEGHHTLGVKVWDVYNNSSTASTDFVVATSAQLALKHVLNYPNPFTTKTSFYFEHNICCVNMDVQIQIFTISGKVVKNIHEIVNMEGFRSDPVDWDGTDDYGDRIGRGVYIYRIRVRAATGESAEQFEKLVILK encoded by the coding sequence ATGAAAAATCCGTTTTTTATTTTTTTTCTTGTCTTGTTTCAAATTTCTTTTTCTCAAAACAGAAATTCTTCTTTATATGAAAGCGAGGGGCAGAAAAATATTTTATGGCAAAAAATTTCTGTTGAAGAATTTCCCGGTAAAGAAAAACATTCGTTATTAAATTTCTTTGGCGCGCAGCGCGATTTCAGCAACCATCTTTTTCCTGTTTATGTGGAAAGATATTCCCTTCCGCTAAATTCTTTTTCAGCCGATGTGAAAATTTTCAATGCTCAGTTTCAGCTGTTGAATGAAGAAGAAAAAAAGGCGGTGGAAAGATACAATGCTTCCATAAAAAATATTATTTCAGATGAAATTGTTCCCGCGGCAACTTTTTCTATGATTAAAAAGAAGCCGTATGCGTATGTGCAGTTCATTCCCATTAGAAAAAATAAAACAACCGGCAATTATGAAAAGTTAATTTCTTTTTCGCTGCAGGTTATTCCGAAAGAAACCCCCAACAAGATAAATCCTGCTCCCAAAACGTATGCTGCAAATTCTGTTCTTGCAAACGGCAAATGGTATAAAATTGCCGTGATGGCGGATGGAATTTATAAAATGGATGTTGCATTCCTTAAAAACTTAGGAGTGGAAATGGATTCACTTTCCACTTCTGCCATTCGCCTTTATGGAAATGGCGGAGGACAGCTGTCCTTTGCAAACAACAAATTCCGTTATGATGATTTGCAGGAAAACGCCATTGATATTTTCGACCAGAACAATAACGGAAAATTTGATTCGGCAGATTACATTTTATTTTACGGGCAATCGCAGCACCGATGGGCTTACTCCGCGCTGGACAAATGGTTTCATCATAACCTGAATATTTATTCCGATACAACTTATTATTTTATTGCAGCCGATTTGCCCGGAAGCGGAAAAAGAATTTCCCTGCAGAATTCTTCAGCGCTTTCTCATACCAACACCATCATCTCTTTTGACGATTACCAGTTTCACCACCTCGAACTCAACAATCCGATTAAGTCGGGAAGAAAATGGCTCGGAGAAATTTTTGACATCACCACTTCTTATACGTTCAATTTTAATTTCCCTAATATTGTAACTACCGCGTGTCCTTATGTAAAAGTGGAAACATCGGCACGAAGAGATTCACAGGCGGGCAATACCGATTTCTCCTGGAGTGCCGGTGGCGCTTCTTCCTCTTTCAGCATTGCGGGTGTGAACACGGGAAATATTTATGGTACTTATTATAATTATACATCCGACACACTGAGTTGTTTTTCTTCTTCTTCCACTATTCCCGTCACGATTACAAAAGTTACTCCTTCGCCTGCCATCGGCTGGCTGGATTATATTGAAGTAAACGCAAGAAGAAATCTTTCTTTGAACGGAAGCGAGATGATTTTCCGCGATGCAGGTTCGGTGAAAGCAGGAAATGTTTCAAAGTTTATTTTATCGAATGCTACGTCTTCAGTAAAAGTTTGGGATGTAACCCACCCGTTCGATGTAAAACTTCAGGATATAAATTTTTCAGGCGGCTCGGTTGATTTTACGCTGCCCACCGATTCGCTGCGGGAGTTCATTGCGTTCAGCGGGCAAACTTTTCTTGTTCCGAAAACAGAAGGCAAAATTCCCAATCAGGATTTGCACGGCATGACACAGAGCGATTTGATTGTGGTTGCGCATCCGCTTTTTCTTTCGCAGGCAAATGCCATTGCCGATTTACACCGCAAGCAGGATGGTTTGTCGGTTTCGGTTGCCACCACACAAGAAATCTACAATGAGTTTTCTTCCGGTGCGCAGGATGTTTCTTCCATCCGCGATTTTGTAAGAATGTTTTACGAGCGCGCTGCCGATTCCACTCAACTTCCAAAATATCTTTTGATTGTCGGCAGGGGTTCTTACAATCAAAAGGGAACTTCCAACAATACCAATTATGTTCCCGCTTATGAATCGGGAAATTCATGGGACGTTACAAAATCCTATCCTTCGGATGATTTTTACGGGCAACTCGACAGCAATGAAGGCAATTGGGATGTTACGCCCGATGTGCTTGACATTGGCGTGGGGCGCATTCCTGTAAAATCGAACAGCGAAGCCGATATTGCCGTAACAAAAATTACAAAGTATACCAGTATTCCGGGCGTTATTATTCCTGAAAACTCCTGCTCGAACGATGTATGCTCCGGCTTTGGCGATTGGATAAACACCATTTGCCTTGTTGCCGATGACGGTGACAATACCTTTGAAATAAATTCTGAAGCGCTTGCAACGCAGGTTGCCGGCAGTTATAAAAATTATAACTTCGATAAAATTTACAGCGATGCTTACCAGGAAGTGATTACTCCTGGCGGAGGAAGATATCCCGATGTGAACAATGCCATCAATCACCGCATAGACCGCGGAGGTTTAATCATGAATTATGTGGGGCATGGAGGAACATTGGGCTGGTCGAACAAGCGCATTCTTGAACTTCACGATATTGAATCATGGACAAACAAGTGCAAACTCCCGTTTTTCTTTACTGCCACCTGCGACTTCAGCGTTTGGGATGATCCTTCAAAAACTTCGGCAGGAGAATTAACTTTTTTAAATCCCATTGGCGGTTCTATCGGGCTAATGACAACCACGCGCGTTTCTTATGCCAATGGAAACCAGGCATTGAATACCGCTTTTTTCAATCATGCTTTTGCTCCCATGCCCAACGGACAAATGCCCCGCCTTGGCGATATATTCATGCTCACAAAAAAAGATATGAATGCTTCAGATGTAAATCAACGCAACTTTTCGTTGCTCTCTGACCCAGCGCTTTCATTAAACTATCCTCAATATACGGTTGCCACCACCACTATTAACGGAGCGGCTGTAAATGTTACGCAGCCCGACACTGCGCGCGCACTCAGCAAACTTACCATTCAGGGAGAGGTGCGCGATAAAAACGGAAATCTTCTTTCGGGGTTCAGCGGAATTATTTTTCCAACCGTGTATGACAAGGCGGCAAAAATCACCACGCTTGCAAATGATTATCCTGCCGACACGCAGTTTCCTTTTTTACTTCAGAAAAATGTTCTCTTCAAAGGAAAAGCAAGCGTTACCAACGGAAAGTTTTCTTTTTCATTTATTGTTCCCAAAGACATTGCGTATAATTTTGACAAAGGAAGAATCAGTTACTTCACGCATAACGGCTATCAGGACGGAAGCGGCTATTTTACCGACTTTGTGATTGGCGGAACCGATACCACTGCCGCGCAGGATAAAATAGGTCCTGAAATAAAACTTTATTTGAATAATGAAAAATTTGTTTCGGGAGGAATCACCAACACCGACCCGAAAATTTATGTGGTGGTGAGCGATTCAAGCGGAATCAACACTGCCGGCACAGGCATAGGGCATGACCTCACGGCAGTGCTCGATGCAGACAATGCGCATCCCATTGTGCTGAATGATTATTATGAATCAGACATGAACAGTTATAAAAAAGGAACCATCCGCTATCCGCTTTCGCAACTTTCGGAAGGGCACCACACGCTGGGCGTAAAAGTTTGGGATGTGTATAATAATTCTTCCACCGCTTCCACCGATTTTGTGGTGGCAACTTCCGCCCAACTTGCGCTCAAGCATGTGCTGAATTATCCCAACCCCTTCACCACAAAGACCTCTTTTTATTTTGAACATAATATTTGCTGCGTGAACATGGATGTGCAGATTCAGATTTTTACCATTTCGGGAAAAGTGGTGAAAAACATTCATGAGATTGTGAACATGGAGGGCTTCCGCTCCGACCCTGTTGACTGGGACGGCACCGATGATTACGGAGACAGAATTGGGCGCGGAGTTTATATTTACCGCATACGCGTGCGCGCTGCCACAGGCGAATCGGCTGAGCAGTTTGAAAAATTAGTGATACTAAAATAA
- a CDS encoding type IX secretion system membrane protein PorP/SprF, with the protein MNKFLLALAVIVSYFSFDNRVNAQDPHFTQFYANPIYLNPAFAGSHRCPRIIFNYRNQWPNISGTFITTSFSYDMRVEALSGGLGIHFLNDRAGQGTMSITRFSAMYAYQLAITREFSMAFGLEATYGQKKLDWSKLTFGDQIDPKYGFIYQTLETKNQQVVSYPDFSAGVLGFSKRFYAGFAVFHLTQPDEAFIYTNSPLPMKYTGHVGAVIPLDGRYGNSNISPNIIYQQQQDFRELNLGLYISKGPMVGGLWYRNQDAVVALIGFQQDPVKMGYSYDITVSKLGIVTAGSHEISFQLLFKCRPRHKKFRTVSCPSF; encoded by the coding sequence ATGAATAAGTTTTTACTCGCTCTTGCTGTAATTGTTTCTTATTTTTCTTTTGATAATAGAGTCAATGCGCAAGACCCGCACTTTACCCAGTTTTATGCAAACCCCATTTATCTGAATCCTGCATTTGCCGGAAGCCACCGCTGCCCCCGGATTATTTTTAATTACCGCAATCAGTGGCCTAATATTTCAGGAACATTTATTACAACAAGTTTTTCGTATGATATGCGCGTTGAGGCATTATCCGGAGGATTGGGAATTCATTTTCTGAATGACCGCGCAGGACAAGGCACCATGAGCATTACCCGTTTCAGCGCCATGTATGCTTACCAACTGGCAATTACCCGCGAATTCTCTATGGCATTCGGGCTTGAAGCAACCTACGGACAGAAAAAACTCGATTGGTCAAAACTTACTTTTGGCGATCAGATTGACCCCAAATACGGATTCATTTATCAAACGCTTGAAACAAAAAATCAGCAAGTGGTTTCTTATCCCGATTTTTCTGCAGGTGTGCTTGGATTCAGCAAACGGTTTTATGCCGGCTTTGCCGTGTTTCATCTTACTCAACCTGACGAAGCATTCATATACACAAACAGCCCTCTTCCCATGAAATATACAGGACACGTTGGCGCAGTAATTCCTCTTGACGGCAGATATGGCAACTCCAACATTTCTCCGAATATTATTTATCAGCAGCAACAAGATTTTCGCGAACTGAATCTCGGGCTTTATATTTCGAAAGGACCGATGGTGGGCGGACTGTGGTATAGAAATCAGGATGCAGTGGTTGCTTTAATTGGTTTTCAGCAAGACCCCGTGAAAATGGGATATAGTTATGACATTACTGTTTCAAAATTAGGAATAGTAACTGCGGGCTCACACGAAATTTCGTTCCAACTTCTTTTTAAATGCAGGCCGCGCCATAAAAAGTTCAGAACTGTAAGTTGTCCTTCTTTCTGA
- the gldJ gene encoding gliding motility lipoprotein GldJ → MKTLTKITQVILLAGGIVFVSSCGKETSPITGWNYNDAANGGFEVLPYAEQETGPGLVLIEGGTFTMGRVEQDVNYDWNTIPRRVTVSSFYMDETEIRNLDYLEYLHWLNRIYASDETFYEIYKRALPDTLVWRSRLAYNEPYVEYYLRHPSYRDYPVVGINWLQASDFCVWRTDRVNEYILIREGILDWDLGQSLANNFNTDAYLSGKYEGVVKQLIPRPDGTERKVRMEDGILLPKYRLPTEAEWEFASYGLIGNTVEGRILKRRLYPWNGHAVRNPNDKFIGDFMGNFVITGGDYMGIAGRLNDAADITAPVYSYWPNDYGLYNMAGNVSEWVMDVYRPLSYMDMDDFRPFRGNVFKTAMKDEDGIMVDQGDSLLYDADSNLISRPGMVKMRDVDTKYKEDHLDERRNYKYADNINYHDGDHPSSIKYNEDAPTSDREANFEMYQYPVRKGEYPDVNPKEAYQMSLVNNKAHVYKGGSWRDRAYWMVPATRRFLDQRQAKDCIGFRCAMARVGSPQGMGTKKK, encoded by the coding sequence ATGAAAACACTCACAAAAATCACACAGGTTATTCTCCTTGCCGGAGGAATTGTTTTTGTTTCATCGTGCGGAAAGGAAACTTCTCCTATTACAGGATGGAATTACAACGATGCCGCCAACGGAGGATTTGAAGTTCTTCCTTATGCCGAACAGGAAACAGGTCCCGGGCTTGTCCTTATTGAAGGCGGAACATTTACAATGGGGCGCGTGGAGCAGGATGTAAATTACGACTGGAACACCATTCCCCGCAGGGTAACCGTTTCGTCTTTTTACATGGATGAAACCGAAATCAGAAACCTTGATTACCTTGAATACCTGCACTGGCTCAACAGGATTTATGCATCTGATGAAACCTTTTACGAAATTTATAAAAGAGCGCTTCCCGATACATTGGTATGGAGGTCGCGCCTTGCATACAACGAGCCCTATGTTGAATATTATTTGCGCCATCCTTCTTATCGCGATTATCCGGTAGTGGGAATAAATTGGTTGCAGGCAAGTGATTTTTGTGTTTGGCGAACCGACCGCGTGAATGAATACATTCTCATCCGCGAAGGAATTCTCGATTGGGATTTGGGACAAAGTTTGGCGAATAATTTTAATACCGATGCTTACCTTTCCGGAAAATACGAAGGCGTAGTTAAGCAATTAATTCCCCGCCCGGATGGAACAGAAAGAAAAGTTCGCATGGAGGATGGGATTCTTTTGCCAAAGTATCGCCTTCCTACCGAAGCCGAGTGGGAATTTGCATCTTATGGATTAATTGGAAACACAGTGGAAGGACGTATTTTGAAAAGACGCCTTTATCCATGGAACGGTCACGCAGTTCGTAATCCGAATGATAAATTCATAGGAGATTTTATGGGGAACTTTGTAATTACAGGAGGTGATTACATGGGGATTGCAGGCCGCTTGAATGATGCTGCAGATATTACCGCTCCTGTTTATTCCTACTGGCCCAATGATTACGGATTATATAACATGGCCGGCAACGTAAGCGAATGGGTAATGGACGTATATCGCCCGCTTTCTTATATGGACATGGATGACTTCCGCCCTTTCCGCGGAAATGTTTTTAAAACTGCTATGAAAGATGAAGATGGAATTATGGTTGACCAAGGCGACTCATTGCTTTACGATGCCGACAGCAATCTTATCAGCCGCCCGGGAATGGTTAAGATGCGCGATGTGGATACTAAATACAAAGAAGACCATCTTGACGAGCGCAGAAATTATAAGTATGCGGATAATATCAACTATCACGATGGAGACCATCCATCGAGCATTAAATATAATGAAGATGCCCCTACTTCTGACAGAGAAGCAAATTTTGAAATGTACCAATACCCGGTTCGCAAAGGAGAATATCCGGATGTTAATCCGAAAGAAGCATATCAAATGTCTCTCGTTAACAATAAAGCCCACGTATATAAAGGGGGTTCATGGAGAGACAGGGCATATTGGATGGTTCCTGCAACACGAAGATTTCTTGACCAGCGCCAGGCAAAAGATTGCATTGGATTCCGTTGTGCAATGGCGCGCGTGGGAAGCCCGCAGGGAATGGGGACCAAGAAAAAATAA
- a CDS encoding UDP-N-acetylmuramoyl-tripeptide--D-alanyl-D-alanine ligase, translating into MKFPEISKLYSLFRDFPQVVTDSRKATSNSIFFALKGENFNGNQFAEIALNQGCAYAVIDEEKFYKGERYILVNDSLKTLQELAKFHRGKLKIPFIAITGSNGKTTTKELIKSVLSKKFKTLATEGNLNNHIGVPLTILSITSEIEIVIIEMGANHTGEIAMLCEIANPDYGLITNIGKAHIGEFGSFGNIVKAKSELYDFIRKKNGKVFINTENDLLMKNAEGIEKISYGNSENNFSQCEFIEANPNLKVKYENEIISSNLIGKYNFENISAAICIGKYFGIDDKKIKEAIEEYVPSNNRSQAVQTKNNSLILDAYNANPSSMQAALGNFYDMEGENKWLILGDMLELGKYETEEHATILKQIAEKKFQNVILVGERFSKAVSELKISFPNLFLFKTSDELSEKLKSDSPIKNSSLILIKGSRGMKLEKVVEFL; encoded by the coding sequence ATGAAGTTTCCAGAAATATCTAAACTTTACTCTCTCTTCCGGGATTTTCCGCAGGTAGTTACTGATAGCCGAAAGGCAACTTCCAATTCTATTTTCTTTGCATTGAAAGGAGAAAATTTTAACGGTAACCAGTTTGCAGAAATTGCTTTGAACCAGGGTTGTGCCTATGCAGTAATTGACGAAGAAAAATTTTATAAAGGCGAACGATATATTCTTGTGAATGATTCTCTGAAAACTTTGCAGGAGCTGGCAAAGTTTCATAGGGGGAAATTAAAAATTCCGTTCATCGCAATTACCGGCAGCAACGGCAAAACAACCACGAAAGAATTAATAAAATCTGTTCTGTCAAAAAAATTTAAAACACTCGCGACAGAAGGAAACCTGAATAATCATATTGGAGTTCCTCTTACAATTCTTTCTATAACATCTGAGATTGAAATAGTCATCATTGAAATGGGCGCAAATCATACAGGAGAAATTGCGATGTTGTGTGAAATTGCAAATCCTGATTATGGGCTCATCACCAATATTGGCAAAGCTCACATAGGCGAATTCGGAAGTTTTGGAAACATTGTGAAAGCAAAATCTGAACTATATGATTTCATCCGAAAGAAAAACGGAAAAGTTTTTATCAATACTGAAAATGATTTGCTGATGAAAAATGCCGAAGGAATAGAAAAGATTTCTTATGGGAATTCTGAAAACAATTTTTCTCAATGTGAATTTATTGAAGCCAATCCGAATTTGAAAGTGAAATATGAAAATGAAATTATTTCTTCCAATCTTATCGGCAAATACAATTTTGAAAATATTTCTGCAGCAATTTGTATAGGAAAATATTTTGGCATTGACGATAAAAAAATAAAAGAGGCGATTGAAGAATATGTTCCGTCTAACAACCGCTCTCAAGCGGTTCAGACAAAAAATAATTCCCTGATTCTTGATGCCTATAATGCAAACCCCTCCAGTATGCAGGCAGCTTTAGGAAATTTTTATGATATGGAAGGAGAAAACAAGTGGCTCATACTGGGAGATATGCTGGAACTTGGCAAATATGAAACCGAAGAACACGCAACTATTCTGAAACAAATTGCAGAGAAAAAATTTCAGAATGTTATTTTAGTAGGAGAAAGATTTTCAAAAGCAGTTTCAGAATTAAAAATTTCTTTCCCGAATCTTTTTCTTTTTAAAACTTCGGATGAACTTTCTGAAAAATTAAAATCCGATTCTCCAATAAAAAATTCTTCCCTTATTTTAATTAAAGGTTCCCGCGGAATGAAACTAGAAAAAGTGGTGGAATTTCTTTAA
- a CDS encoding acyl-CoA dehydrogenase: protein MKFELSEEHLSVQKAAHDFAQEVLKPGVIERDDKQKFPTEEIKQLGQLGFLGMMVDPKYGGGGMDTISYVLAMEEISKVDASASVVMSVNNSLVCWGLEAFGTEEQKQKYLVPLAKGGIIGAFCLSEPEAGSDATSQKTTAEDKGDYYLLNGIKNWITNGGTASVYLVMAQTHPEKGHKGINCLIVEKGMQGFQVGKKEDKLGIRGSDTHSLMFTNVKVPKANRIGEDGFGFKFAMKTLAGGRIGIAAQALGIASGAYELALAYSKERKAFGKTISNHQAIQFKLADMATEIEAARLLCLKAAWLKDRHEDYGTASAMAKVYASRVAMETTVEAVQVHGGYGFVKEYHVERLMRDAKITQIYEGTTEVQKIVISRSVLA, encoded by the coding sequence ATGAAGTTTGAATTATCAGAAGAACATCTTTCCGTGCAAAAAGCCGCGCATGATTTCGCTCAGGAAGTTTTAAAGCCGGGTGTAATCGAGCGCGATGACAAACAAAAATTTCCCACGGAAGAAATTAAACAACTTGGGCAACTTGGTTTTCTCGGAATGATGGTTGACCCGAAATACGGAGGCGGGGGAATGGATACAATTTCATACGTGCTGGCGATGGAGGAAATTTCTAAAGTGGATGCTTCTGCTTCGGTGGTGATGAGCGTGAACAATTCGCTGGTGTGCTGGGGACTTGAAGCCTTTGGAACGGAAGAACAGAAACAAAAATATTTGGTTCCGCTTGCGAAAGGAGGAATCATTGGCGCATTTTGTCTGAGCGAACCGGAAGCGGGTAGCGATGCCACTTCGCAAAAAACCACTGCGGAAGATAAAGGCGATTATTATTTGCTGAACGGAATTAAAAACTGGATCACGAACGGAGGAACAGCTTCCGTTTATCTTGTGATGGCGCAAACACATCCTGAAAAAGGACATAAAGGAATTAATTGTTTGATTGTGGAAAAAGGAATGCAAGGTTTTCAAGTAGGAAAGAAAGAAGATAAACTTGGAATTCGCGGAAGCGATACGCACTCGCTGATGTTCACGAATGTAAAAGTTCCCAAAGCAAATCGCATTGGCGAAGATGGTTTCGGATTCAAGTTCGCTATGAAAACTTTAGCGGGTGGAAGAATCGGAATTGCCGCGCAGGCCCTCGGAATTGCTTCGGGCGCCTATGAACTTGCTCTCGCTTACTCCAAAGAAAGAAAAGCATTCGGAAAAACAATTTCAAATCACCAGGCGATACAATTTAAGCTTGCCGATATGGCGACAGAAATTGAAGCGGCACGATTGCTTTGCCTGAAAGCAGCGTGGCTCAAAGACCGCCACGAAGATTACGGAACAGCGAGCGCGATGGCAAAAGTTTATGCATCAAGAGTAGCTATGGAAACTACTGTGGAAGCTGTGCAGGTTCACGGTGGGTATGGTTTTGTAAAAGAATATCACGTGGAGCGTTTGATGCGCGATGCAAAGATTACGCAGATATACGAAGGCACAACTGAAGTACAGAAGATTGTGATTTCGCGCTCGGTGCTTGCTTAA
- a CDS encoding anhydro-N-acetylmuramic acid kinase, whose product MEKYKVIGLMSGTSLDGLDIAYCEYKKNENWKYEIIKAETINYNKEWKKKFSSAFAKSKKEISKLDIEYGKFIGEKVNSFIKKNKIKPDFISSHGHTVFHQPEKKITLQIGNGKTISSVCKLPVICDFRSEDVALGGQGAPLVPIADKLLFSDYDFCLNLGGIANISYDDSKRKRIAFDICPANIVLNDLANKLGKEFDKDGKISSKGKINTELLNKLNALEFYKTNSPKSLGREWIEKYFFPILNSYSISIQDKLRTVVEHISMPIALAVNCQLPTANCQLLITGGGAYNKFLIEKISAHTNCKIILPDDKTIQFKEAMAFAFLGVLRMRNEINILKSVTGAKRDSSGGRIFFPT is encoded by the coding sequence ATGGAGAAATACAAAGTCATTGGATTAATGTCCGGAACTTCCTTAGATGGATTGGATATTGCGTATTGTGAATATAAAAAAAACGAAAACTGGAAATACGAAATTATAAAAGCCGAAACAATTAACTATAATAAAGAATGGAAGAAAAAATTTTCATCTGCATTTGCAAAATCAAAAAAAGAAATTTCAAAACTGGATATTGAATACGGAAAATTCATAGGAGAAAAAGTAAATTCATTCATAAAGAAAAATAAAATCAAACCCGATTTTATTTCTTCGCACGGGCACACGGTTTTTCATCAGCCCGAAAAAAAAATCACACTTCAGATCGGAAATGGAAAAACAATTTCTTCGGTTTGCAAATTGCCGGTTATTTGTGATTTCCGTTCAGAAGATGTTGCGCTTGGCGGACAAGGTGCTCCGCTTGTTCCAATAGCCGATAAACTTCTTTTTTCGGATTATGATTTCTGTTTAAACCTCGGAGGAATCGCAAATATTTCCTATGACGATTCAAAAAGAAAAAGAATTGCCTTTGACATTTGTCCCGCAAACATTGTGCTGAATGATTTAGCAAACAAACTCGGAAAAGAATTTGACAAGGATGGAAAAATTTCTTCCAAAGGAAAAATTAATACCGAATTGCTGAATAAATTAAATGCTTTAGAATTTTATAAAACAAATTCTCCAAAATCTTTGGGAAGAGAATGGATTGAGAAATATTTTTTCCCTATCCTAAATTCATATAGCATTTCAATTCAGGACAAACTCCGAACAGTTGTTGAACACATATCAATGCCAATTGCTTTGGCTGTCAATTGCCAACTGCCAACTGCTAACTGCCAACTTTTAATTACTGGCGGTGGCGCTTACAATAAATTTCTCATCGAAAAAATTTCCGCGCATACAAACTGCAAAATAATTTTGCCCGATGACAAAACCATTCAATTCAAGGAAGCAATGGCTTTTGCTTTTCTTGGCGTGTTAAGAATGCGCAATGAAATAAATATTCTGAAAAGCGTTACCGGAGCAAAGCGCGACAGTTCGGGAGGAAGAATTTTTTTTCCAACTTAG